From one Drosophila subpulchrella strain 33 F10 #4 breed RU33 chromosome 3L, RU_Dsub_v1.1 Primary Assembly, whole genome shotgun sequence genomic stretch:
- the LOC119555632 gene encoding MOXD1 homolog 1: MYTRNSYCLQKLKKMSFQNVLWIVLTAQLSLGYGYFENNLRHEDYDVDTNGPVHHKNWIRNERMDNNGLYWLKWWINATENTIYFEVTVHTRGFAGLGFSKDGRVARADMVLLWVDDTTEQANALDCHGAQDPSSGPPVQDDTQNYDIIDGYQNSTHTNVRFKRKIETCDPFDIPFSADTFKVLWSMGDSDPLHRSLEWHGQSRGVKSLRLFSPMFTKHSRSSNSKTFDMSDIQKWDITVNNVTIQRSMDTLYWCKIVQLPELTKKQHIIGYEPLLSGKHDRNIVHHMTLFECQSKSYPGSDPSSWDIWVRSSGTVCNSNLLTPRDWDSCSTPVAVWSLGSDGQFMPPHAGIPMGGASGVKYYMLEIHYDNPHGKLFVDHSGFRIHYTQNLRTYDAGILINGVSISETQLIPPGQKKYRNVGICGPSCSSVMFPEDGIKVISGTLHSHQAGRQISLRHIRSGKELNPIIVDENYDYRHQKVHQLANETVVLPGDYLITDCSYDTKLRKRPTFGGYSTKEEMCLTFITYYPRIELSGCYSMTPVREFFEMFGVYQFYSLNMTDIENMFLYSGDYVDYSTNTRNTTTKPKYGKTSNEDVIYQESLLNKLVISEPPEFHDRTFLAHLNQLPWYEPLFTKRVEQEFITGKHMTFCRVSNESISIPSEIIRFPDFTAFVKPPTACLNYFFTDNEELRSGGSRHLTDFTFSLLLFEIGLRKIVL; this comes from the coding sequence ATGTATACAAGAAATTCGTACTGTTTACAAAAACTAAAGAAAATGTCGTTTCAAAACGTGTTATGGATTGTACTTACAGCACAGCTGAGTTTGGGATATggttattttgaaaataatctCAGGCACGAAGACTACGATGTCGATACTAATGGTCCTGTACATCATAAGAACTGGATTCGCAACGAAAGGATGGACAACAATGGGCTGTACTGGCTCAAATGGTGGATAAATGCAACAGAGAATACTATTTACTTCGAGGTAACTGTCCATACTCGGGGATTTGCCGGACTGGGTTTCTCCAAGGACGGCCGAGTGGCAAGAGCAGATATGGTGCTACTGTGGGTGGACGATACCACGGAACAAGCGAACGCATTGGATTGTCATGGGGCGCAGGATCCTTCGAGCGGACCTCCTGTGCAAGACGATACGCAAAACTATGATATCATTGATGGTTACCAAAATTCAACGCATACGAATGTGAGGTTCAAACGAAAAATTGAAACTTGTGACCCATTTGATATTCCCTTTTCGGCTGATACTTTTAAAGTACTTTGGTCGATGGGGGATTCTGATCCTCTCCACAGGAGCCTAGAATGGCATGGTCAGAGCAGAGGCGTAAAGTCGTTGCGATTATTTTCTCCCATGTTTACCAAACATAGTCGCAGTTCAAACTCAAAGACATTTGATATGTCGGACATTCAAAAATGGGATATAACCGTGAACAATGTAACCATTCAACGATCAATGGACACACTATACTGGTGTAAAATAGTGCAACTACCAGAGTTAACTAAGAAACAGCACATTATTGGTTATGAACCTCTGTTGTCTGGAAAACATGATAGAAATATAGTGCACCACATGACCCTGTTTGAGTGCCAGTCAAAATCATATCCTGGATCCGACCCTTCTTCGTGGGACATTTGGGTAAGAAGTTCCGGCACGGTGTGCAACAGTAACCTACTGACACCGCGGGACTGGGATTCCTGTTCCACGCCAGTTGCAGTCTGGTCGTTGGGATCTGATGGACAGTTTATGCCACCCCATGCAGGAATTCCAATGGGAGGGGCATCTGGagttaaatattatatgtTAGAAATACACTATGATAATCCCCatggaaaattatttgtaGATCATTCGGGATTTCGAATACATTACACACAGAATCTGCGAACGTACGATGCCGGAATCCTAATTAATGGCGTATCTATTTCGGAAACTCAACTCATCCCACCTGGTCAAAAGAAGTACCGAAACGTCGGCATTTGTGGACCTTCTTGTTCAAGCGTCATGTTCCCCGAGGACGGTATCAAAGTAATTTCTGGAACGTTGCATTCACATCAAGCTGGTCGCCAAATAAGTCTTCGGCACATTCGCTCTGGAAAAGAGTTAAATCCTATCATTGTAGACGAAAACTACGATTACAGACATCAAAAAGTCCATCAGCTTGCTAATGAAACGGTTGTATTACCTGGGGATTACCTTATTACAGACTGTTCCTATGACACAAAACTCAGAAAGCGACCCACATTCGGCGGCTATTCAACGAAAGAAGAAATGTGTCTTACCTTTATTACTTATTACCCAAGGATTGAGTTGTCTGGATGCTACAGTATGACACCGGTTCGCGAGTTCTTCGAGATGTTCGGTGTTTACCAATTCTATTCTTTAAATATGACTGACATTGAGAACATGTTTCTTTACAGTGGAGATTACGTTGACTATAGTACAAATACAAGAAATACAACAACAAAACCAAAGTACGGAAAAACGTCCAACGAGGACGTTATTTACCAAGAATCTTTGTTAAACAAACTAGTTATATCCGAGCCTCCCGAGTTTCACGATCGCACATTTTTAGCGCACTTAAATCAATTGCCGTGGTACGAGCCCCTCTTTACAAAACGTGTAGAGCAAGAGTTTATAACAGGGAAGCATATGACGTTTTGTCGTGTTTCCAATGAATCAATATCAATTCCATCGGAAATAATTCGGTTCCCCGATTTTACTGCATTTGTTAAACCTCCTACAGCctgtttaaattattttttcactGACAACGAAGAACTTCGATCGGGAGGCTCAAGACATCTTACTGATTTTACCTTTAGTCTACTTCTATTTGAAATTGGTTTGCGAAAAATAGTATTGTAA
- the LOC119554335 gene encoding uncharacterized protein LOC119554335, with protein MDEELKLINSNLSNALTKLKDSKSDDLQDRKKKMAQLIRLHLQHVQTTVITHRRRTQQRTRRRFRMLRSFFMRQMMEMHSNYLQMYAMLRLKHSQAEDTESEASDEGGQPPEEMELLADFPNFDSHFFEHVVPEMSEEEFLNTLHVSRGTFETLCKQLAPTLRVSEELTRRVPAISPEKCVALALYFLASGERLSLIAERFSLPRPRVIKCLKVFCNAVMSTLGRALRQLPHHPVDCNGVAEGFQRESNMPAALVGVLGVCSIPIRANGDAKNSVLRMEYLLDDRMLFRELQLGCGSRATMAPMFSYAPNTLSTLPKFRINSRPVPAFVLAPVNQNYPLRPWLLQRYTDPIAPHEHDFNEVAEHLQELSDCALHRLMSRWSFLSQPLDISFHTASCIITAAAVLHNLLEELSEPHMLEWGNLVDVSKFRAEPLSDSIEEDAQSHAALEVRDFLARTISSTEI; from the coding sequence ATGGACGAGGAACTGAAATTAATCAACAGCAATTTGAGCAATGCCCTGACCAAGTTGAAAGACAGCAAAAGCGATGATCTGCAGGATCGCAAGAAGAAAATGGCCCAGCTCATCCGCCTGCACCTGCAGCACGTGCAGACCACCGTGATCACCCACAGGCGGAGGACGCAGCAGAGGACCAGGCGGCGGTTCAGGATGCTGCGCTCCTTCTTCATGCGCCAGATGATGGAGATGCACTCGAACTACCTGCAGATGTACGCCATGCTGCGCTTGAAGCATTCCCAAGCCGAGGACACGGAGTCCGAGGCCAGCGACGAGGGTGGACAGCCGCCTGAGGAGATGGAGCTGCTGGCTGACTTTCCAAACTTCGATTCCCACTTCTTTGAGCATGTGGTCCCCGAGATGAGCGAAGAGGAGTTCCTCAACACTCTCCACGTATCCCGCGGAACCTTCGAGACCCTGTGCAAGCAGTTGGCCCCCACTCTGCGGGTTTCGGAGGAACTGACTCGAAGAGTGCCTGCTATTTCGCCCGAAAAGTGCGTTGCCCTGGCCCTGTACTTCTTGGCCAGCGGCGAGCGGCTCTCCTTGATTGCCGAGCGGTTTTCCCTGCCTCGTCCCAGAGTTATCAAGTGCCTTAAGGTCTTCTGCAACGCCGTCATGTCCACTTTGGGACGGGCCCTTCGACAGTTGCCACATCACCCTGTGGACTGCAATGGTGTGGCCGAGGGCTTTCAGCGCGAGAGCAACATGCCCGCTGCACTTGTTGGCGTCCTGGGCGTCTGCTCTATTCCCATCCGGGCCAATGGCGATGCCAAAAACTCCGTGCTGCGCATGGAGTACCTCTTGGACGATCGGATGCTCTTTCGGGAGCTGCAATTGGGTTGTGGCTCGCGAGCCACAATGGCGCCCATGTTTTCGTACGCACCCAACACCCTCTCGACCCTGCCCAAATTCCGCATCAATTCCCGTCCTGTACCGGCATTTGTCTTGGCTCCAGTGAACCAGAACTATCCTCTGCGTCCTTGGCTGCTGCAGCGCTATACGGATCCGATTGCCCCGCATGAGCACGACTTCAACGAGGTGGCCGAGCACCTGCAGGAGTTGAGTGACTGCGCCCTGCATCGCCTCATGTCCCGCTGGAGTTTCCTCAGCCAGCCCCTGGACATAAGCTTCCACACAGCATCCTGCATCATCACAGCAGCCGCCGTGCTGCACAATCTACTGGAGGAACTGAGTGAACCGCACATGCTGGAGTGGGGCAATTTGGTGGATGTGTCCAAGTTTCGGGCAGAACCGCTGTCAGACTCAATTGAAGAGGACGCGCAGTCCCATGCGGCGCTAGAAGTGCGCGATTTTTTAGCCAGAACCATAAGCTCCACAGAAATTTAA
- the LOC119555636 gene encoding serine/threonine-protein phosphatase 4 catalytic subunit translates to MSDADRLVANLRRVPVRLPKELEVRQLCRSLGDLLAGEANLLSLQSPQIVCGDIHGQFQDLLHLLDVGGSVQQHRYLFLGDLVDRGKNSVETFLLLAALKVRHPGQVSLLRGNHECRSATRCYGFYEECLAQYGSANVWRMCCRVFDLLPLAAIIDGKIFCVHGGLSPEIQQLDEFRKLDRRHEIPESGCIADLLWSDPQEAPGWAASPRGHGKLFGGDVVEEFSRSNGISLICRAHQLAQDGFRWHFGQQLVTIWSAPNYCYRCGNKAAILRVNSAEDYDFEVFEAQALHSKPQPKRPKKRCRQFFL, encoded by the coding sequence ATGAGTGATGCGGATCGTCTGGTGGCCAATCTGCGCCGGGTGCCCGTGCGTCTGCCCAAGGAGTTGGAGGTGCGCCAGTTGTGCCGATCCCTGGGCGACTTGCTCGCCGGCGAGGCCAACCTGCTGAGCCTGCAGAGTCCGCAGATCGTGTGCGGCGACATCCACGGGCAGTTCCAGGACCTGCTGCACCTACTGGATGTGGGCGGATCGGTCCAGCAACATCGCTACTTGTTCCTGGGTGACCTGGTGGATCGGGGCAAGAACAGCGTGGAGACCTTTCTGCTGCTGGCTGCCCTCAAGGTCCGACATCCCGGCCAGGTGAGCCTGTTAAGGGGCAACCACGAGTGCCGCAGTGCCACAAGATGCTACGGATTCTACGAGGAGTGCCTGGCCCAGTATGGTTCGGCGAATGTCTGGCGGATGTGTTGCCGCGTCTTCGATCTCTTGCCCCTGGCGGCGATCATTGATGGGAAAATATTTTGCGTTCATGGCGGACTGTCGCCGGAAATCCAACAGTTGGATGAGTTCCGTAAGCTGGATCGCCGCCATGAGATCCCCGAGAGCGGCTGCATAGCGGATCTCCTCTGGAGCGATCCCCAGGAGGCACCTGGATGGGCTGCATCGCCGCGGGGACATGGAAAACTCTTTGGCGGCGATGTGGTGGAGGAGTTCAGCCGCAGCAATGGAATCTCCCTCATTTGCCGGGCTCATCAGTTGGCCCAGGATGGCTTCCGGTGGCATTTTGGCCAACAGCTTGTGACCATCTGGTCGGCACCCAACTATTGCTATCGCTGTGGCAACAAGGCGGCCATTCTGCGTGTGAATTCTGCCGAGGATTACGATTTCGAGGTGTTCGAGGCGCAGGCGCTGCACTCCAAACCGCAGCCAAAGAGACCGAAAAAGCGGTGTCGTCAGTTTTTCTTATGA
- the LOC119554336 gene encoding 60S ribosomal protein L10a-2 isoform X1, protein MASKVSRDTLYEGVNGLLDASAKKKRGFLETVELQIGLKNYDPQKDKRFSGTVKLKHIPRPKMKVCILGDQQHCDEAKANNVDFMDAEALKKLNKNKKLVKKLAKSYDAFLASESLIKQIPRLLGPGLNKAGKFPALLSHQESMIGKIEEVKSTIKFQMKKVLCLSVAVGHVGMKSDELAQNVNLSINFLVSLLKKNWQNVRSLHVKSSMGPPQRLY, encoded by the exons ATGGC ATCGAAAGTCTCGCGTGACACGCTCTACGAGGGCGTCAATGGACTCCTGGACGCTTCGGCCAAGAAGAAGCGCGGCTTCCTCGAGACGGTGGAGCTGCAGATCGGCCTGAAGAACTACGATCCCCAGAAGGACAAGCGTTTCTCCGGCACCGTCAA GTTGAAGCACATCCCCCGTCCCAAGATGAAGGTGTGCATCCTTGGCGATCAGCAGCATTGTGACGAGGCCAAGGCCAACAACGTTGACTTCATGGATGCCGAGGCCCTGAAGAAGCTGAACAAGAACAAGAAGTTGGTGAAGAAGCTGGCCAAGTCCTACGACGCCTTCCTGGCCTCCGAGTCGCTGATCAAGCAGATTCCCCGTCTGCTTGGCCCTGGCTTGAACAAGGCCGGCAAGTTCCCTGCCCTGCTGTCGCATCAGGAGTCCATGATCGGCAAGATCGAGGAGGTCAAGTCGACCATCAAGTTCCAGATGAAGAAGGTGCTGTGTCTGTCCGTCGCCGTCGGCCACGTGGGCATGAAGTCCGACGAGCTGGCCCAGAACGTCAACCTGTCGATCAACTTCTTGGTGTCGCTGCTGAAGAAGAACTGGCAGAACGTGCGCTCCCTGCACGTCAAGTCCTCCATGGGACCCCCTCAGCGCCTCTACTAG
- the LOC119555634 gene encoding threonine aspartase 1, whose protein sequence is MAGFVAVHTGAGNCIDETKYQRVIKEACLRATDILRNGGSAVDACEAAIIRLENCGYTNAGYGSNLCMDGSVQCDAAIMDGSTLNFGACTNVSRVKNPIQLARRICDAQSSPQLLERIPPMILAGTGAERYADEVGCSMVDPAVLISSKAKFQFNHYKSKYDLVVSSRLGKAASEEPVPVPEPGNEVELAAALDTVGAVCVDGAGNTAAGCSSGGILLKVPGRVGQAATYGAGCWATDTDDLAIATCTTGNGEYLMKTLLAREICHGAFSSDCAVTSLHKTFKQKFLDSPLLPRQQDLYAGALTLLYYPGQSSGEVMWSHTTQSFCVGYMATNQRVPKFVHSPLPTYSVPGRSCVVNGHNFHLRI, encoded by the exons ATGGCCGGCTTCGTGGCGGTGCACACAG GGGCTGGGAACTGCATCGACGAGACCAAGTACCAGCGGGTGATTAAGGAGGCATGCCTGCGCGCCACGGACATTCTGCGCAACGGCGGATCCGCCGTGGACGCCTGCGAGGCCGCCATCATCCGGCTGGAGAACTGCGGCTACACGAACGCCGGCTACGGCTCCAATCTCTGCATGGACGGATCCGTGCAGTGCGATGCGGCCATCATGGACGGCTCCACGCTGAACTTTGGTGCCTGCACGAACGTCAGCCGGGTGAAGAACCCCATCCAGTTGGCCAGACGCATCTGTGATGCCCAGTCCAGTCCGCAGCTGCTGGAGCGCATTCCACCGATGATCCTCGCCGGCACTGGGGCCGAACGCTATGCCGACGAGGTTGGCTGCTCCATGGTGGATCCCGCCGTGCTGATCTCATCGAAGGCCAAGTTCCAGTTCAACCACTACAAAAGCAAATACGACCTAGTGGTCAGCAGCAGATTAGGCAAGGCGGCCTCTGAGGAGCCTGTGCCAGTGCCGGAGCCAGGAAACGAGGTGGAACTAGCCGCTGCCCTGGACACCGTTGGTGCGGTGTGCGTGGATGGGGCGGGGAACACGGCGGCAGGATGCAGCTCTGGCGGAATACTCTTGAAGGTTCCGGGTAGGGTGGGCCAGGCGGCAACCTACGGGGCCGGCTGCTGGGCCACCGATACGGACGACCTGGCCATTGCCACCTGCACGACCGGAAACGGTGAGTACCTGATGAAAACACTGCTGGCCAGGGAGATCTGCCACGGGGCCTTCAGCAGCGACTGCGCGGTGACCAGTCTGCACAAGACGTTCAAGCAAAAGTTCCTGGACTCACCGCTGCTGCCCCGGCAGCAGGATCTCTACGCCGGAGCCCTGACCCTGCTCTACTATCCGGGCCAGAGCAGCGGCGAGGTGATGTGGAGCCACACGACGCAGTCGTTCTGTGTCGGCTACATGGCAACCAACCAGAGGGTGCCAAAG TTTGTGCATTCGCCGCTGCCCACGTACAGCGTCCCGGGCCGATCGTGCGTCGTCAATGGCCATAATTTCCATTTGCGCATTTAA
- the LOC119554336 gene encoding 60S ribosomal protein L10a-2 isoform X2: MKVCILGDQQHCDEAKANNVDFMDAEALKKLNKNKKLVKKLAKSYDAFLASESLIKQIPRLLGPGLNKAGKFPALLSHQESMIGKIEEVKSTIKFQMKKVLCLSVAVGHVGMKSDELAQNVNLSINFLVSLLKKNWQNVRSLHVKSSMGPPQRLY; the protein is encoded by the coding sequence ATGAAGGTGTGCATCCTTGGCGATCAGCAGCATTGTGACGAGGCCAAGGCCAACAACGTTGACTTCATGGATGCCGAGGCCCTGAAGAAGCTGAACAAGAACAAGAAGTTGGTGAAGAAGCTGGCCAAGTCCTACGACGCCTTCCTGGCCTCCGAGTCGCTGATCAAGCAGATTCCCCGTCTGCTTGGCCCTGGCTTGAACAAGGCCGGCAAGTTCCCTGCCCTGCTGTCGCATCAGGAGTCCATGATCGGCAAGATCGAGGAGGTCAAGTCGACCATCAAGTTCCAGATGAAGAAGGTGCTGTGTCTGTCCGTCGCCGTCGGCCACGTGGGCATGAAGTCCGACGAGCTGGCCCAGAACGTCAACCTGTCGATCAACTTCTTGGTGTCGCTGCTGAAGAAGAACTGGCAGAACGTGCGCTCCCTGCACGTCAAGTCCTCCATGGGACCCCCTCAGCGCCTCTACTAG
- the LOC119555635 gene encoding NADH-cytochrome b5 reductase 3 isoform X2 — protein MTEFDFVPIAVGVVAVVAGALILHYLLNKKSTKPRREPNRTARLRTLVDPNDKYLLPLIEKENLSHDTRRFRFGLPSKQHVLGLPVGQHIHLIATIDNELVIRPYTPISSDEDVGYVDLVVKVYFKDSHPKFPAGGKMTQHLEQLELGDKISFRGPSGRLQYLGNGTFSIKKLRKDPPKHVTAKRVNMIAGGTGITPMLQLAREVLKRSDKDKTELALLFANQSEKDILLRAELDELAQKHPDQFKVWYTVDKAGEGWPYSVGFINEDMIAAHLLPAKDDTIVLLCGPPPMINFACNPALDKLGFHPDTRFAY, from the exons ATGACGGAATTTGAT TTTGTGCCGATCGCCGTGGGCGTGGTTGCCGTAGTTGCCGGCGCCCTGATCCTCCACTATCTGCTGAACAAGAAGTCCACGAAGCCACGAAGGGAACCGAATCGCACCGCCCGCCTGCGCACCCTGGTGGACCCCAATGACAAGTATCTGCTGCCCCTGATCGAAAAGGAAAATCTCAGCCACGACACCAGGCGATTCCGGTTTGGATTGCCCTCCAAGCAGCACGTCCTTGGTCTGCCCGTTGGCCAGCACATCCATTTGATCGCCACCATCGATAATGAGCTTGTCATCAGGCCGTACACACCCATCTCGTCTGACGAGGATGTTGGCTACGTCGATCTCGTGGTCAAGGTGTACTTTAAGGACTCACATCCCAAGTTTCCTGCCGGCGGCAAGATGACACAGCACCTGGAGCAGCTCGAGTTGGGCGACAAGATATCGTTCCGTGGTCCCTCGGGACGGCTGCAGTATCTCGGCAACGGCACCTTCTCCATCAAGAAGCTGCGCAAGGATCCTCCCAAGCATGTTACCGCCAAGCGGGTGAACATGATCGCCGGCGGCACTGGCATTACCCCCATGCTCCAACTGGCCAGAGAAGTGCTCAAGCGCAGCGACAAGGACAAGACTGAACTGGCGTTGCTGTTCGCCAACCAG AGTGAAAAAGACATTCTGCTCCGCGCGGAGTTGGACGAACTGGCCCAGAAGCATCCCGACCAGTTCAAGGTCTGGTACACCGTCGATAAGGCCGGAGAAG GTTGGCCGTACAGCGTCGGCTTCATCAACGAGGACATGATTGCCGCCCACCTGCTTCCCGCCAAGGACGATACCATTGTGCTGCTCTGTGGCCCACCGCCCATGATCAACTTCGCCTGCAACCCCGCGCTGGACAAACTCGGCTTCCACCCGGACACCCGTTTCGCCTACTAA
- the LOC119555635 gene encoding NADH-cytochrome b5 reductase 3 isoform X1 has protein sequence MARVVESNFVPIAVGVVAVVAGALILHYLLNKKSTKPRREPNRTARLRTLVDPNDKYLLPLIEKENLSHDTRRFRFGLPSKQHVLGLPVGQHIHLIATIDNELVIRPYTPISSDEDVGYVDLVVKVYFKDSHPKFPAGGKMTQHLEQLELGDKISFRGPSGRLQYLGNGTFSIKKLRKDPPKHVTAKRVNMIAGGTGITPMLQLAREVLKRSDKDKTELALLFANQSEKDILLRAELDELAQKHPDQFKVWYTVDKAGEGWPYSVGFINEDMIAAHLLPAKDDTIVLLCGPPPMINFACNPALDKLGFHPDTRFAY, from the exons ATGGCCCGAGTCGTCGAGAGCAAT TTTGTGCCGATCGCCGTGGGCGTGGTTGCCGTAGTTGCCGGCGCCCTGATCCTCCACTATCTGCTGAACAAGAAGTCCACGAAGCCACGAAGGGAACCGAATCGCACCGCCCGCCTGCGCACCCTGGTGGACCCCAATGACAAGTATCTGCTGCCCCTGATCGAAAAGGAAAATCTCAGCCACGACACCAGGCGATTCCGGTTTGGATTGCCCTCCAAGCAGCACGTCCTTGGTCTGCCCGTTGGCCAGCACATCCATTTGATCGCCACCATCGATAATGAGCTTGTCATCAGGCCGTACACACCCATCTCGTCTGACGAGGATGTTGGCTACGTCGATCTCGTGGTCAAGGTGTACTTTAAGGACTCACATCCCAAGTTTCCTGCCGGCGGCAAGATGACACAGCACCTGGAGCAGCTCGAGTTGGGCGACAAGATATCGTTCCGTGGTCCCTCGGGACGGCTGCAGTATCTCGGCAACGGCACCTTCTCCATCAAGAAGCTGCGCAAGGATCCTCCCAAGCATGTTACCGCCAAGCGGGTGAACATGATCGCCGGCGGCACTGGCATTACCCCCATGCTCCAACTGGCCAGAGAAGTGCTCAAGCGCAGCGACAAGGACAAGACTGAACTGGCGTTGCTGTTCGCCAACCAG AGTGAAAAAGACATTCTGCTCCGCGCGGAGTTGGACGAACTGGCCCAGAAGCATCCCGACCAGTTCAAGGTCTGGTACACCGTCGATAAGGCCGGAGAAG GTTGGCCGTACAGCGTCGGCTTCATCAACGAGGACATGATTGCCGCCCACCTGCTTCCCGCCAAGGACGATACCATTGTGCTGCTCTGTGGCCCACCGCCCATGATCAACTTCGCCTGCAACCCCGCGCTGGACAAACTCGGCTTCCACCCGGACACCCGTTTCGCCTACTAA